A window of Daphnia pulicaria isolate SC F1-1A chromosome 4, SC_F0-13Bv2, whole genome shotgun sequence genomic DNA:
TTTCGGTTGAAAATTCAGTATTAACCTAATGTTGGTTTACCGATGTAAGAATCATATTTTACGATTGAATTCGTAAGCTGCGCCCTATGCTAAACAAATGTTGGAATTAATCTACTGCATAATTTTTAGTAATAAATTGTTGGCCGAATATTGGCAACGACTAGTTTTTTCGTATTGGATTGGCAAGCTTGACCATATGCGGTACCAACCTCTCGATTTTAGTTTTGGGCTAAGCTGAGAAAATCAGTGTTAGTGAAATGTTGGTTTACCATTAAGAGAATTGTAATTGAAgtgttgaatttttaaacttgtacTAATCTTGGAACTCTTTCATTAGAAATGAAATGTTGGTTGCATATTGGTTAAACGCGATGTATACAAATCGAAAACTCAGAGTTGCATAGACATTGGATTGGGATCGGGGTATTTACATTGGTTAAAACTGACTATCTAAACTTGGCCCAATATTCATATTGACTTGGCTTTTTGAAAACGAAATTCTAATATTTTTCCAGCCATGGCCCAATttcgatttatttatatagATTAACCAATGCAAACCGATCCAAAATGAACATAGGTTTCACATTGGTCAACATTGTTTGTTGCCCGGGTTTAGGACGACACAAAACAGTTCTCAAATCTAGCGGTTTATTAATAATcttcttttccgttttttctaTATGGGATACGGCTACAACCGCTAAATAATGTTAATACTCTTAAAGTTTAGAAAGTTGCTCTCCTTACAACCCATGCAAATGTGGAGGAAAACTGGTTCTTTTCTAGCTCTGACGTACTAGTCACTAGTCAGTGTCAAGTACTTTCTAGCTTCACGAGCGGGGAAAAACCTTTTGAGCTACCAGTACAGTGCacgggttttttaaaaaaatgtccgtCGCAAAATGAGTCGCCCGGAGTCCAAAGCCTATCCCCTGGCCTAGACAAGTCGGAATGAACCCTGATGATTCAGCGTGATTCAGCTGAATGTTaacttgttttgatttttcacgAAAGCTACAACAGAGACAGAATCGTTAAAACAAGAAAGTTCCAGTTATTGTTCCTCGAAATTACCACAAAATCCATTACCTGTAGATAGCACGAAATTCGAGACCGGAAGTAATACCACCAGTAGTGTCGCATTTAATCAAGACAAATAAAGTAttataaaaacgaaataatttttttttgtgggaaatttttgggtagaaattgaattttattgtgAACAGACGTGGAATGGGAAAGTATATCATGGTATTATGTATTTTACTCAACTATTGGTAAAATAGGTTTTAATTGATAGTCTTAGCAGTAATCAAACAGGATAGAAAAGTAAGGGAAAAGCGGGGAATATAGGGTTGCTTGCTTAACTGTGCGAATTAAAAATAAGGCTCTATTTCACTGAGGCCAAGCGGGACCAACTGCGCCGTCCATCTCTCCCGCAAGCCTATTGTCGTCGAGTAATCGATGTCCAGTTCCTCCAATACGAGCATGACACTCGTTACACCGACTTTCCTCCGAGGCTCCTCCACAATCCCCAATGACGTAGATGTGGCCGTTGGGGCATTTGAACCAATGCCCTTGTCTCATCCCCAATGCTTGAACGATCTCTCTTCGCTCACTGTCGGTTATTCCGAGTCCTGTTTTCAGCTTGACTCCCAAGGTTTCCATCGCAGCTCGTAGttcaactttttgttcatcttCAAGCACGCGGATATTCTTCATCAAGAGACGCTGAATCAATTCGTTTTCAGGAGATGGTGCGCCAAGTACAGGAAAACTGGGTGTGctctttaaaacaaaatacgcGCGAACGTATTCGAATCGATCCAATTCCCGAGAAGCTGCCTGGTATTCTCTTGTAGAAATTCGAACTCTCTCCACAACTGAACGTAGCAGTTTTTTAACAAGGTTGAAGAATTCGTTCATAAATTCTGGAGTCATTTTTTGAGCAGGTGGAGATGGAGTGAGCAGATGAGAGAGCGAAGTTGGCGTAGTCATTTTTACCAACATTTCTAAAACTCGCTCTAAAACATCcaaatttactttaatttgaAAACGAACATCCGACCCCAGTGAAGGATTGACGTTTTTCCCTTTgccatttttcttcgtttttactTGCTGATCAATTAAGCCCAAAATCTTGTCGATTTCTCCCACTGTCGAGCTCCCTAGCTCCTCACATTTTCTTACAAGGTTTCTGCATCTTGTCAACTTGACAGAACAGTGGGTAAAAAATTCCAACGGATTGCCTTTCGATtggatgattttcttttttgctttcgCTATATCGTCGAAGACGTTCTTGATAACGTCACCATATCGCATGCAGATCTTGATTGGTGTTTTGCAACGGGGGCAGCACTTTTGCTGGATTTGACCGCCTCCGTCTATATCCATCCACTTGTCCATTCCTTCCACTTCAATGCAATGCCCACAATCCGGCAAGAAAACGAACCTACATGTGTAAAAACATTCGTTGAGACATTTTCGTTCAAAGATGAACCCCGATGATCAATTGAACTTACTTGGCGTCTTCCTCGTCTTCATTTCCCAGCAAAGTGAATTCCGTCAGTTTATCCTTGTCGCAAATGCGGCACAGAGGTGGACATATTTCACCGCACAGTCCCGCACAAGAGTGGCAACACGGAAGTGTTTTCTTGCACGGCTCATCGCACCGTGAACGATTACATGGCTCGCCACATTTTTTCGTACAAGTTTTGTGCTCGCAGCTCCATGGACACTTCTCCTACAATAacatgaaaaatcaaatacatATACAGTATACATATACAAGCAGAAATCATTTAAGTTACCTTGCATGGCGTACACGGTTCGCAGCACTTGTGTCCACACTTACTGTGAGAGCAAGAATACTGGCACTTGAGTACACACGGTGGGCAAGAAATGCCACAGTTGACGTTGCAAATGTGACCGCAAACCAGAGAGCGGCCGCACTTTTCATCACACGCACGGTGAACTCGTCCGTTGAAACATTCGCCACAGGTCCCTTTGCAAAGATGTTCACAATCAAGCGTGGCTTTACACAGTTTCAAGCAGGTTGTAAGATGGgattgaatttgtttctccGTAGGGACGCCACCGACTACTcgatagaaaaattaaattagttTAATGATGAATACTGTTTAATGTAGACAATACAGGGAACTCACCTTTGTGAAAATCGTTGCAACTCAAAGTGACATGATGACCGCAAATGTTCACTTTGGTGGTTGTTAAGGGTTCTTCACAATCAGCCTGATTGCAAGGTTCACAGCATTTTTTCTTGCATAAATGGCCGCAAGGCAACTCCGAAGCACACATTTTCTTGCACAAATTTCGGATTGGTTCAGTGGAGCAAGGTAAGTCTACTTCGTGCCCGCATTCCGGAATTATCTTCGTCATTGATTtcctaaaagaataaaataaaataatgagaCTACAAtcgagtaaaaaaattttataataatacTTACGAGCAAAAAATTTCGTCGTCGTTGCGATGGCACTCGGTGAAAATGGTGTGTCCACAAGGCAAAGATCGTTGCCACTTTTCAGTGCAAAGAACACATTCCTCGAAACATTTCTTCCCACACCTGTGCTCCTTTTTACAGCCTTGTTTCATCCTCCCGCATTCCTTCTTACACTGATAATCCTGATGATCAGGATCTTTTTTGACGTGGCATTTCAATGTGCAAGTGTGGCCGCATTCAAGTCGAACATCGCAAGGTAATGGACAATTCGCTTCGGTTGGCTCTTGTCCACAGTGAATGGTCGCTGAATGCCCACACAAGGGCAGGACACATTCCTTCGGGACACGACATTTCACGTTCGAAAGATCCACATAGCATTCAAATGTCGTTGTGTGCCCACAATTGAGTTCCCTACTCATTCTGACGGTGCAATTTCCACATGGTTCAAAGCAGGGTTTTTTGCAAATATGGCCATCGGCACACAAAAGCTTTTCGCACGGCTTCTTACATTTGTAGCCATCCGTTGATTTCCCGCATTCAATCTCAACCAAATGTTCACAATTTGTGAGATTTTTCATGACCTTTATGGCACAATTGACTTCGGCTAAATTCTGGCTACACTCCACTTCTCCCTGTAAATGAAAATAGtgaatgaattcaaatgatGAAATACACATTTTCTATATGTTTTTTTACCTCATGGCCGCACGGCAGAAGTTTCTTCGTTTTCGCGAGGCAATTGCCACAGTCTTCAAAGCATTTCTTCTCACATCCATGTTCATCAGAACATACACGCTGGCAAGGCTGTTGGCACTGTATTTCATCATGAGAACTTCTTTTATGGCAAGGAAGTGAGCAAATGTGGCCACAATCAAGAGTCATGCCACACATTTCAGGACACACAGCTTCAGAAACAGAAGCACCGCAGGGCAAATCCATGCCATGGCTGCAATCAGGCAGGATCTGTTTCAAATTTgatataatattttaattaaatttggtATGTAGGTTCATCATATTTGAAATACCTTCCAAACAGACGTCTGGCAAAACACTTTTGCCGGATCTTGGTGACACAACACCATTTGCTCGTGTGTACAAGGAAGCATCTTAGTCACTCGTTCCATACAAGGGTTGCAATCTTTAAAGCACTTCTTTGGACAAGGATGTCCGACAGAGCAAAAGCGAGTGCAATTTTCTTTACATTTGACGAGGGCGTGATCACGATCATCCGCATGACAAATCTTGGGACATGTATGTCCGCACGACATTTTAAAGGAACACTTGTTCATGCACCCTCCTTCTGGTGGGAAATCTGTCACTTGACGaacctagaaaaaaaaacccaataggaattagttttaaatatataaataagacCGTGTTAGTATCTTACTTTAGTAACAACGCCATGAACTTCACATTTCAAACTGAAGTCCGGTCCTAGTTGGCCATCGGAATCAAGAATCTGACTTATCCCTTTCCACAATTTACTCTTTCCTTGGAGATTTTGCATATTCCCAATCATGTAGAAACCGTGTTTAGCTCTCGACAGGGCGACGCAGATTCGATTTTCGATGCGAAGAAATCCGATATTTTCGTCAACATTGCTCCGCACAAGAGACAGAATGATAATGTCATTCTCTTCGCCTTGGAAATTATCAACCACGGAAATACGGACAGACTGGACAGCAGAATGACTCCGGCGGATcttaaaaaaatggagaagTTGTCCGGAATACGTGGTCAATATGGTGATTTGATTTGGGTTGTATCCCTGTATAATAAGTTGTCGGGCCAAGGCCAGGGAAAGATCCACTTCATACGGATTCAAatgactttttccttctttatctTCGACTTCTTGTTCCGTGTGCGTGAGGAAGAACACATTTGACGCCATGCCTCGTACGCCAGGATATTCTAAAACTGACGAGTGGTTTTCCAATGTCGGATAGATCGAGGGAACAATCAGTCGAGCTATTTCCGGACGCATGCGATGTTGCACACCCAAAACGCAAGGCTCCATTCCATTCTTAATTAGCCTCTCGAACAAAGAGACGTCAAGGAAGTAGTCTTTAGCTAATCGGTATACTGTTACAGGTGGCCTCAGTTGCTGATGGTCTCCTGTTCAGATTCAAAAGTGTATAAGATTATTTGTAGTCCTACCATGGTTTTTTTTGCAAATGGACATACCGATGAGAATCAGTTGCTGACATGAAGTCGATAATGCGCAAACTACATGCGACTCCAACACTTCTGCGGCTTCCTCGACCACAACTataaagggggggggagaataaaaatttgagtGATAAAGAATAAAGTATTGAATTGATTGttgcaaaataaattttaccaATTTTAGGTTTAAGGTGATTCAAAAGAGCCCTTTGTCTGGCTGCTCCCGTGGTAGTTAATCCTACAATATCAGCATTTTCGCATATCTCAGCCGATTCTAAATTTCGGACGTCTTTCAACCGGTTGGCATTTTCAAAGTATAACTTTTCAAGTTGAGCAGCTCGCTCTTCTTGAATTTCAAGAGCTTTGACTTTCCAAGAATTATACATCATCCATCGCTGGAGTAACGGAATCTGCATTAGGTCATATTGGTACAACTCGTTCAACTGTTTTTCGTCGAGTGTAGGGACGCCTTGGAGCAGCTGACgcagaaaaaacatttgattttgcAATTCTCGAATTTGTAATGCCATCCATTCAGCATCTTCTCCTTCAACGGTGTCTAATGAATATTGAAATTTCTTAATCAATGTTTCGGTTTCACTGAATTTGTTGCAAAATTTcacaagaaaacgaaaattgttttcgttttcaaattcgttattTCTGGAAAACTTTTGTGCTCTTAATGATGCTAAATAATCCTCTTCTTCCACTTTACGAAAGGctagaaatgaaaattaaggAAAGTTAGAACtgttcgagttttttttttaaatttataatctGTACCTTGAATTTCATCGATGTGTTCTTTATCCCATTCATCATCTGCCGTTTCTTCCACTAATAATGTATCACTTACATTCGAGGATCTTACAGTGTTATGCTTGTTATTAGTGACATCATTTCGTTCCAAAAGGCTAACCATTTGTCCTAGTCCATCATTCCAGTAAATTTGTAACCAAAGTCCCATAGCTGTCCATTGGACATCACCACCATATCTAAGGGACTTCATTAAAACACCAAACTTATTGTGCATCGATTGTGGAATGATTTTCATGTTCAGTAGAGAATCTTCGTGAATTAAACCACGGGAACTAATAACAATCGTAACACCTCTGATGATTTCTCGTTCTCTGCAAATGTTTATAAAGTTGTAAACAGgaatccaaaaaatttttaatgttaaaaTCTCGTCATTTTAACCTTTCGTATTCACGCAATTTATTGTGAATTTCGAAAATCCATCTTCTGGTATCCCGCTGGGCGCCATGTCCTGGCCGCTTCTTCCACGCCATTAAAGAAAATGGCTCTAGTGCGGCACACTTGCTTTGGCCACCAATCCGTACGATCTGTTGagtgaattttgaaattccctCCAAAAATTGGTCCAAAGCGTGATTGGTGTAGCAAATGACGAGAATAGGCGATGACCGCACGCGTCCGTCGATCCAGATATgcttgttttttaataaagttTGGACGATACGAAGGCCAAGATAAGTTTTGCCAGTCCCGGGTGGACCCTGAATCACAGTAATCTTTTGCGTTAGAGCAGCGTACAGAGCAGCACACTGACTCTGATCTAGCCCAAGCTCTTTTGCATCTAGACGGCTTCTTGGTTCCAAGATCGGAACTTGCTGGACTCGTGTGCCAGCTTCACCTAGATAAAAAATTGCCTATCGATTCAtttcaacaaaaattaataGTTTGATTTATTAGTTTACCATCGGTATCcagaaaattattaatttcagTTACGATTCTCatgttttcatcttcttcgtcatcACTTGGACAATCAGTAGAACTGAATGTCAAATCATAAAGGGGCTAGAATATTCAAATGAATAGTTTTATTAATAAGGCTTCAACGTAATAAACtaataaagaaaacataagtaataaaaaaataaaaacacttcCCCAAAACATTACCATTTCTTTATCTAACAAGTAGCTGGGCATTTCTGGTAAAATTTTCCGACCTAAGACGTATTCCTCTAATGGGAAATCAGTTAAGCTGATACGCTGTAATGCCGTGAGAATTGTACGATACGATTCGAAAAACACCGTCGATTCCGCCATGACGAAGGTCTGCTTTTTTAGTTCTGCTGATAAAATTCCTCCTTCAAACTTGACTttaatttttccgtcatataGAAGCTTAGGATTGCGATCAGCCACAGTGAAGAGATGTAATGATGCAAAATTGTCCGACGATAAACATAGGAGCGAACCGAACATAAAGCGTTTGCTGGTCTcccagttaatttttttcaaatgcgcATTTGAGAACTGCATGGTGTAACAGTCTCCGGGCATATCATATTCAAGAATTCGCACTCCATAATAAAGCCGGATATTGTCTGGATTTCGCATTCTTGAGTGTTTTCGATCCGATTCAATTTTGTACGCCAATAAGCCGCAACGGAGTGGATTAAAGAAATCTTCGCGAAGAAGACGAAATTGAATGTCTAGGTAGGTGGCTACGTCGGGATACACTCCCTTGACGATATTTGGACGAAGAAAAGGCTCCACGTCTAAACAGACGTCCTCCCAGTTAGGCATTACATTCAGCTCCCGGAAATTATTTGGCGGATCTTGAAGAGCCAAATCGTTTCTATATTCCTCCATACGAAGACGACGATcgtctttctttatttccacGGGGATATGTTGACTCCATGCCGTctattaaaatcaataaacctTATTACAAACCAACTTAATTGGAGAAATAAACGTTATGTTGCTAATGCTTACCTGCAACTGTATAATTCCTTCTTCAAAAATATCGAAAGCATCATtggcattcaaatttttaatggaAGGCATATCTTTCAGAGAAATAATGTCAACGAAAAAATTTTGTCCCAAACACTGACAACCCAAGTTGGGCATCATCACCAATATTTCTGTTGTCAGATAAAAGACGGCAGCTGTTAACCGCTTCAAACGCTCTTCCTTGCCGGGCAAATTGACTGCACGAGATATGGGAATGTTGATTATGATTGAAGTTACGTGTGGGAAGACATTCTGAGCCGCTAATATCTTCACGATGGAGACAAAGCTTTCTCTGAACTGCGAGGTTCCGTTCTTCTTACAGAATCCTCCAAGGGCAACTATTAAGAGCTCCAAATACTCGACGTTTCCCAAGTTTTCCTTGAGATGTTGCGTTAAATCATCATCTTCCAGACATCGGATCACTTCAGATGGCTCTACATCTTCACTTGTCAATCTCACTAGATATTGAAAATCTAGTTGCCTTATATAATTGGATTGCCTTGGCTGACTTTGGTGTTGTGAAAAGTTTGGACCGGGACCGAATCGACCGCGATTTATTCCTCGAAATGAGTTGGCCGAAGATGAATAAGGGCGTTCTCTCCATGTAGTCTGGCTTGATGACCAAGCATCCGTTTTTGGGATTGCACCTAACCGGCCACTACCTGCTTGGTAAGGTCTCGACGAGCTACGTCCGCTTCCTACACGGTTGGCTCCTGTTGAGCCGCGTCCTCTTCCCGTTGATTGATTCTCCATGGTACTCTCACTAAAAATCATATTTAACCATATTTAAcagcatgaatttttttttttttttttttttaatgacacaACACCCAACTGTTCTGTATAAAATCAGCAACATCATCGTTTGGGGTGATATGGAAATGGAACGATTGATTGTATACCGATATTGCGTTTTCATGTAACAGATAAGAAAAGCCGGTGACTTTGAaagatcaaacaaaaaaaaaggttatcaACACTCAAATTTCtaacatttatctttttttatcgttAATGCGAGAAC
This region includes:
- the LOC124338615 gene encoding NFX1-type zinc finger-containing protein 1-like — encoded protein: MENQSTGRGRGSTGANRVGSGRSSSRPYQAGSGRLGAIPKTDAWSSSQTTWRERPYSSSANSFRGINRGRFGPGPNFSQHQSQPRQSNYIRQLDFQYLVRLTSEDVEPSEVIRCLEDDDLTQHLKENLGNVEYLELLIVALGGFCKKNGTSQFRESFVSIVKILAAQNVFPHVTSIIINIPISRAVNLPGKEERLKRLTAAVFYLTTEILVMMPNLGCQCLGQNFFVDIISLKDMPSIKNLNANDAFDIFEEGIIQLQTAWSQHIPVEIKKDDRRLRMEEYRNDLALQDPPNNFRELNVMPNWEDVCLDVEPFLRPNIVKGVYPDVATYLDIQFRLLREDFFNPLRCGLLAYKIESDRKHSRMRNPDNIRLYYGVRILEYDMPGDCYTMQFSNAHLKKINWETSKRFMFGSLLCLSSDNFASLHLFTVADRNPKLLYDGKIKVKFEGGILSAELKKQTFVMAESTVFFESYRTILTALQRISLTDFPLEEYVLGRKILPEMPSYLLDKEMPLYDLTFSSTDCPSDDEEDENMRIVTEINNFLDTDGEAGTRVQQVPILEPRSRLDAKELGLDQSQCAALYAALTQKITVIQGPPGTGKTYLGLRIVQTLLKNKHIWIDGRVRSSPILVICYTNHALDQFLEGISKFTQQIVRIGGQSKCAALEPFSLMAWKKRPGHGAQRDTRRWIFEIHNKLREYEREREIIRGVTIVISSRGLIHEDSLLNMKIIPQSMHNKFGVLMKSLRYGGDVQWTAMGLWLQIYWNDGLGQMVSLLERNDVTNNKHNTVRSSNVSDTLLVEETADDEWDKEHIDEIQAFRKVEEEDYLASLRAQKFSRNNEFENENNFRFLVKFCNKFSETETLIKKFQYSLDTVEGEDAEWMALQIRELQNQMFFLRQLLQGVPTLDEKQLNELYQYDLMQIPLLQRWMMYNSWKVKALEIQEERAAQLEKLYFENANRLKDVRNLESAEICENADIVGLTTTGAARQRALLNHLKPKIVVVEEAAEVLESHVVCALSTSCQQLILIGDHQQLRPPVTVYRLAKDYFLDVSLFERLIKNGMEPCVLGVQHRMRPEIARLIVPSIYPTLENHSSVLEYPGVRGMASNVFFLTHTEQEVEDKEGKSHLNPYEVDLSLALARQLIIQGYNPNQITILTTYSGQLLHFFKIRRSHSAVQSVRISVVDNFQGEENDIIILSLVRSNVDENIGFLRIENRICVALSRAKHGFYMIGNMQNLQGKSKLWKGISQILDSDGQLGPDFSLKCEVHGVVTKVRQVTDFPPEGGCMNKCSFKMSCGHTCPKICHADDRDHALVKCKENCTRFCSVGHPCPKKCFKDCNPCMERVTKMLPCTHEQMVLCHQDPAKVFCQTSVWKILPDCSHGMDLPCGASVSEAVCPEMCGMTLDCGHICSLPCHKRSSHDEIQCQQPCQRVCSDEHGCEKKCFEDCGNCLAKTKKLLPCGHEGEVECSQNLAEVNCAIKVMKNLTNCEHLVEIECGKSTDGYKCKKPCEKLLCADGHICKKPCFEPCGNCTVRMSRELNCGHTTTFECYVDLSNVKCRVPKECVLPLCGHSATIHCGQEPTEANCPLPCDVRLECGHTCTLKCHVKKDPDHQDYQCKKECGRMKQGCKKEHRCGKKCFEECVLCTEKWQRSLPCGHTIFTECHRNDDEIFCSKSMTKIIPECGHEVDLPCSTEPIRNLCKKMCASELPCGHLCKKKCCEPCNQADCEEPLTTTKVNICGHHVTLSCNDFHKVGGVPTEKQIQSHLTTCLKLCKATLDCEHLCKGTCGECFNGRVHRACDEKCGRSLVCGHICNVNCGISCPPCVLKCQYSCSHSKCGHKCCEPCTPCKEKCPWSCEHKTCTKKCGEPCNRSRCDEPCKKTLPCCHSCAGLCGEICPPLCRICDKDKLTEFTLLGNEDEEDAKFVFLPDCGHCIEVEGMDKWMDIDGGGQIQQKCCPRCKTPIKICMRYGDVIKNVFDDIAKAKKKIIQSKGNPLEFFTHCSVKLTRCRNLVRKCEELGSSTVGEIDKILGLIDQQVKTKKNGKGKNVNPSLGSDVRFQIKVNLDVLERVLEMLVKMTTPTSLSHLLTPSPPAQKMTPEFMNEFFNLVKKLLRSVVERVRISTREYQAASRELDRFEYVRAYFVLKSTPSFPVLGAPSPENELIQRLLMKNIRVLEDEQKVELRAAMETLGVKLKTGLGITDSERREIVQALGMRQGHWFKCPNGHIYVIGDCGGASEESRCNECHARIGGTGHRLLDDNRLAGEMDGAVGPAWPQ